In a genomic window of Flavobacterium lipolyticum:
- a CDS encoding Kdo domain containing protein, translating to MISKFRFSTAVKSSRDILTFIKNFNTSGELFGNGDRNVIKLFDLEEKKINIKSFKVPNLINKVAYRYFRKSKARRSYEYATILLEKGIGTPQPIAFLENFNFVGLRDSYYASEHLTTDLTYRELVEIPDYPDRDNILRQFTRFSFGLHKKGIEFLDHSPGNTLIKKKQDGNYDFFLVDLNRMEFHESMSFEMRMKNLCRLTPLKEMVAVMSNEYAKFYKEESEQRIFETLWKYTADFQEKFYRKKRLKKKLKFWKK from the coding sequence ATGATCTCAAAATTTAGATTTTCAACAGCAGTAAAAAGTTCCAGAGATATCCTGACTTTTATTAAAAATTTTAATACTTCAGGCGAGTTGTTTGGGAATGGAGACCGAAATGTTATTAAATTGTTTGATCTTGAGGAGAAAAAAATCAACATTAAATCGTTTAAAGTTCCAAATCTAATTAATAAAGTGGCTTACCGTTATTTTAGAAAATCAAAGGCAAGACGTTCGTACGAATATGCTACCATTTTATTAGAAAAAGGTATTGGAACTCCACAGCCCATAGCGTTTTTAGAGAACTTTAATTTTGTAGGACTGAGAGACAGTTATTATGCAAGTGAGCATTTGACAACTGATTTAACCTATAGAGAACTTGTAGAAATTCCGGATTACCCGGATCGTGACAATATCTTAAGGCAATTTACAAGGTTTAGTTTTGGTCTTCATAAGAAAGGAATTGAATTTTTGGATCACTCACCTGGAAATACGCTTATTAAGAAGAAGCAAGACGGAAATTACGATTTCTTTTTGGTCGATTTAAACCGAATGGAGTTTCATGAATCAATGAGTTTTGAAATGCGTATGAAAAACTTATGCCGTCTGACTCCTTTAAAAGAGATGGTGGCGGTTATGAGTAATGAGTATGCAAAGTTTTATAAAGAAGAATCGGAGCAAAGAATATTTGAAACTTTGTGGAAATATACCGCTGATTTTCAGGAGAAGTTTTACAGGAAAAAGCGCTTAAAAAAGAAGCTTAAGTTTTGGAAGAAGTAA
- a CDS encoding L-threonylcarbamoyladenylate synthase: MNEEIIKAYEVIKEGGIILYPTDTVWGIGCDATNPEAVAKIYKLKQRAETQSMIVLMNGEKMMYNVFKNIPEVAWQILDLSKKPTTLILDEPRNVAPNIIAADNSLAVRLVKEPFCFKLLERMKKPLVSTSANISGQPTPIGFKDINPEIVKGVDYVVNLYHDRIAGKPSTIIKLTNDSQVKVIRK; this comes from the coding sequence ATGAACGAAGAAATAATCAAAGCGTACGAAGTCATAAAAGAAGGAGGAATCATACTCTACCCTACTGATACCGTGTGGGGAATTGGCTGTGACGCAACAAATCCTGAGGCTGTTGCCAAAATATACAAACTCAAACAACGTGCTGAAACACAAAGTATGATTGTATTGATGAATGGCGAAAAAATGATGTACAATGTATTTAAAAACATCCCTGAAGTAGCCTGGCAAATTTTAGATTTATCTAAAAAACCAACCACTTTAATTCTGGATGAACCACGTAATGTCGCTCCAAATATCATAGCTGCCGACAATTCGCTTGCTGTTCGTCTGGTAAAAGAACCGTTCTGTTTTAAATTATTGGAACGAATGAAAAAACCACTGGTTTCGACTTCAGCTAATATTTCGGGACAGCCGACCCCTATTGGCTTCAAAGACATCAATCCGGAAATTGTGAAAGGCGTTGACTATGTAGTAAATCTGTATCACGACAGGATTGCCGGAAAACCTTCAACAATCATAAAACTCACTAATGATTCACAGGTAAAAGTGATTCGTAAGTAA
- a CDS encoding glycosyltransferase family 2 protein: protein MSEELMNTTDREKLSVLIITLNEEGHIKSLLEDIDFADEIIVVDSYSTDRTLDIIESFKNVKVIQNPFVNYTSQRNFAIDQAKNSWILFIDADERLTPELKLEIAATINQKDTASAYFIYRTFMFQSRKLHFSGWQTDKIFRLFNKTNCRYNQDRMVHEKLIVNGSISTLKNKIIHFSYTSFSDYKAKMYSYGVLKANEKQKKGQKSSRLLMIFHPVYTFLYQFLVRLGFLDGAKGITICYLNAYSVFIRYKELFRITSSKT, encoded by the coding sequence ATGAGTGAAGAACTTATGAATACTACTGACAGGGAAAAACTATCCGTTTTGATTATTACGCTTAATGAAGAAGGGCATATAAAATCATTACTGGAAGATATCGATTTTGCCGATGAAATTATTGTGGTAGACTCGTACAGTACCGATCGGACGCTGGACATAATTGAATCTTTTAAAAACGTAAAAGTAATCCAGAATCCGTTCGTTAATTACACTTCACAACGTAATTTTGCGATTGATCAGGCAAAAAACTCCTGGATCTTATTCATCGATGCCGATGAAAGATTAACTCCGGAACTAAAACTGGAAATCGCAGCCACCATCAATCAAAAAGATACAGCAAGTGCCTATTTCATTTACAGAACTTTTATGTTCCAAAGCCGTAAGCTTCATTTTAGCGGCTGGCAAACGGATAAAATTTTCAGACTTTTCAATAAGACTAACTGTCGATACAATCAGGACAGAATGGTACATGAAAAACTGATCGTGAACGGGTCTATTTCAACTTTAAAGAATAAGATCATTCATTTCTCGTATACTTCTTTTTCTGACTACAAAGCAAAAATGTACAGTTACGGGGTTTTAAAGGCCAATGAAAAGCAAAAAAAAGGACAGAAATCATCTCGTCTATTGATGATTTTCCATCCTGTTTATACTTTTTTGTATCAGTTTTTAGTTCGTTTGGGCTTTTTAGACGGAGCCAAAGGAATCACGATATGTTATCTAAATGCTTACAGTGTCTTTATCCGCTATAAAGAGCTTTTCCGAATTACTTCTTCCAAAACTTAA
- a CDS encoding glycosyltransferase family 9 protein — protein sequence MRILVIQQKRIGDVLTSTIICNNLKTKYPDSIIDYMCYPNSVDVLKENKNIDNIIPLSNKVRKSTPSLFKFIFQIRRNKYDAVIDVYSKLETNLITLFSGAKYKVSYRKWYTKIFYNYTYERLDAVESEHGLAIENRLMLLKPFIPEKITDVKPKIFLKKSEIDDAKKLLKSYQVDTEKPLIMFGILGSEVYKTYPLEGMAKIIDFTVAKTNATIIFNYIPDQKEQALEVYNHCSAETKKHIVFDLYCTELRPFLALLSQCEMLIGNEGGAVNMAKALEIPTFSIFTPSVRKETWQIFENEAKNFSIHLKDLKPEIYKQHTEQYIKDHTFQYYDEYPLSLMLEKLDTYFQEYKN from the coding sequence ATGAGAATATTAGTCATTCAGCAAAAAAGAATTGGAGATGTATTAACGAGCACCATAATCTGTAATAATCTAAAAACCAAATACCCGGATTCGATTATCGATTATATGTGTTACCCAAATTCTGTCGATGTACTAAAAGAGAACAAGAATATTGATAACATTATTCCTTTATCCAACAAGGTTAGAAAATCAACTCCTTCTCTGTTTAAATTTATTTTTCAAATCCGACGTAATAAATACGATGCTGTTATTGACGTCTATTCTAAGCTGGAAACTAATTTAATTACGTTGTTTTCGGGTGCAAAATATAAGGTTTCATATCGTAAATGGTACACCAAAATATTCTACAATTACACTTATGAACGTTTAGATGCCGTAGAATCAGAACACGGATTGGCCATTGAAAATCGTTTGATGCTTCTAAAACCGTTTATTCCTGAAAAGATTACAGATGTAAAACCAAAAATATTTTTGAAAAAATCTGAAATTGATGATGCTAAAAAACTTCTGAAAAGCTATCAGGTTGATACGGAAAAGCCATTAATCATGTTCGGAATTTTGGGAAGCGAAGTTTACAAGACGTATCCTTTAGAAGGAATGGCTAAAATCATTGATTTTACAGTTGCCAAAACCAATGCCACTATTATTTTCAATTATATTCCAGATCAAAAAGAACAGGCCCTTGAAGTATACAACCATTGTAGTGCCGAAACTAAAAAACACATCGTCTTTGATTTGTACTGCACCGAACTAAGACCTTTTCTGGCTTTGCTTTCACAATGCGAAATGCTGATTGGAAATGAAGGTGGAGCCGTGAATATGGCCAAAGCACTTGAAATTCCAACCTTCTCCATATTCACACCATCTGTTAGAAAAGAGACCTGGCAAATATTTGAAAATGAAGCCAAGAACTTCTCTATTCACTTAAAAGATTTAAAACCGGAAATATACAAGCAACACACCGAGCAATACATAAAAGATCATACTTTTCAGTACTACGATGAGTACCCTTTAAGTTTAATGCTTGAAAAACTGGATACTTATTTTCAGGAGTATAAAAATTGA
- a CDS encoding glycosyltransferase family 2 protein, which produces MEISGLVITYNEEKNIGKCIDALFRVCNEVIVVDSLSTDNTVKIAEEKGAKVVLQSFLGDGPQRIHGLPYCKNDWILNLDADEILAEDAEKFILSGQYEKQNFDVYAFSLYNYMGCKLINFAGWYPDKTSRFFNKQTASPSKDSVHQKVCGTNKTHLKVHIHHYAWDCFGQFISKKNLYSTWHAQQLYDQNKRVNSFKPILNGTVSFIRCYFFKKGFLHGLDGFTFSMTQAFFSYMKYAKLLKLQKQNK; this is translated from the coding sequence ATGGAAATTAGTGGATTAGTAATAACGTATAATGAAGAAAAAAATATTGGCAAATGTATAGATGCGCTGTTCAGAGTTTGTAACGAAGTAATTGTTGTAGATTCGTTAAGTACAGATAATACAGTGAAAATTGCCGAAGAAAAAGGGGCTAAGGTTGTTTTGCAGAGCTTTTTAGGCGACGGACCTCAGAGAATTCACGGTCTTCCTTATTGTAAAAATGACTGGATTTTAAATTTAGATGCTGATGAGATTCTGGCCGAAGATGCTGAAAAATTTATATTATCGGGCCAATACGAAAAACAGAATTTTGATGTGTATGCCTTTTCGCTGTACAATTATATGGGCTGTAAGCTGATTAATTTTGCAGGTTGGTACCCTGATAAAACTTCACGATTTTTTAACAAACAAACCGCTTCTCCTTCAAAAGATAGTGTACATCAAAAAGTTTGTGGTACTAATAAGACCCACTTAAAAGTTCATATTCATCATTACGCCTGGGACTGTTTCGGGCAATTTATCAGTAAGAAAAATTTATATTCTACCTGGCATGCCCAGCAGCTTTACGATCAGAATAAAAGGGTAAACAGCTTTAAACCGATATTAAACGGGACAGTTTCTTTTATTAGATGTTATTTTTTTAAAAAAGGCTTTTTACATGGTTTAGACGGTTTCACCTTTTCAATGACTCAGGCTTTCTTCTCCTATATGAAATATGCCAAGCTTTTGAAACTTCAAAAACAGAATAAATAA
- the glf gene encoding UDP-galactopyranose mutase has translation MKKQYDYLIIGSGLYGSVFAHEAKKAGKKCLVIDKRDHIGGNVYCENIEGINVHKYGAHIFHTNDKAIWDYVNQFVEFNNFTNSPMSLSKGKMYNLPFNMNTFYQLWGTKTPQEAKAKIEEQVAAYGVKDPKNLEEQALSLVGKDIYDYFIKEYTEKQWGRKATELPAFIIKRLPVRFTFDNNYFNDTYQGIPIGGYNKLIDKLLDGIEVVTNTNYFSDRAKFDELADKIVYSGKIDEYFDYKLGVLEYRSLQFENEVLDTDNFQGNAVVNYNDASYPFTRIIEHKHFEFGKQSKTVITKEYPCEWNPSNEAFYPINDAKNQALFEEYKKLSLEEKNVIFGGRLSEYRYYDMHQIIAIALKRSKTELNND, from the coding sequence ATGAAAAAGCAATATGACTATTTAATAATTGGATCAGGTCTCTATGGTAGCGTGTTCGCTCATGAAGCAAAAAAAGCAGGAAAAAAATGCCTGGTAATTGACAAAAGGGACCATATAGGAGGAAATGTATATTGCGAAAATATCGAAGGAATTAATGTTCATAAATATGGTGCACATATTTTTCATACCAACGATAAAGCGATATGGGATTATGTGAATCAATTTGTTGAATTCAACAACTTTACCAATTCTCCGATGTCACTCTCTAAAGGTAAGATGTACAATTTACCTTTTAACATGAATACTTTCTACCAGCTTTGGGGAACTAAAACACCTCAGGAAGCCAAAGCAAAAATAGAGGAACAAGTAGCTGCTTATGGAGTAAAAGATCCTAAAAACCTGGAAGAACAGGCACTAAGCCTTGTCGGTAAAGACATCTACGATTATTTTATAAAAGAATATACTGAAAAACAGTGGGGAAGAAAAGCCACTGAATTACCCGCTTTTATCATAAAAAGACTTCCCGTTAGATTCACATTTGACAACAACTATTTTAACGACACTTATCAGGGAATCCCTATTGGCGGTTACAATAAACTAATTGACAAACTATTAGACGGAATTGAAGTGGTAACCAATACCAATTACTTTTCAGACCGAGCCAAATTTGACGAACTTGCCGATAAAATTGTGTACTCCGGAAAGATTGATGAATATTTCGATTACAAATTAGGCGTCCTGGAATACAGATCTCTACAATTTGAAAACGAAGTTCTTGATACTGACAATTTTCAAGGAAATGCTGTCGTTAATTACAACGATGCCAGCTATCCTTTTACCAGAATAATTGAGCACAAACATTTTGAATTTGGCAAACAAAGCAAAACTGTTATTACAAAAGAGTATCCATGCGAATGGAATCCTTCTAATGAAGCATTTTATCCGATAAACGATGCCAAAAATCAAGCCTTGTTTGAAGAGTACAAAAAACTGTCTTTAGAGGAAAAGAATGTAATATTTGGAGGAAGATTATCAGAATACAGATATTACGACATGCATCAGATAATCGCCATAGCTTTAAAAAGATCTAAAACAGAACTGAATAATGATTAA
- a CDS encoding 2,3,4,5-tetrahydropyridine-2,6-dicarboxylate N-succinyltransferase — MNSLQTIIEQAWENRALLQETTTTDAIREVIELIDAGKLRCAEPVGDKWQVNEWVKKAVVMYFPIQKMETWESGIFEYHDKMLLKKGYAEKGIRVVPNAVARYGAYISSGVILMPSYVNIGAYVDEGTMVDTWATVGSCAQIGKNVHLSGGVGIGGVLEPLQAAPVIIEDGAFIGSRCIVVEGVHVGKEAVLGANVCLTASTKIIDVTGDEPVEMKGFVPARSVVIPGSYTKKFAAGEFQVPCALIIGTRKPSTDLKTSLNNALREYDVAV, encoded by the coding sequence ATGAATTCTTTACAGACTATAATAGAACAAGCTTGGGAAAACAGAGCTTTATTACAAGAAACAACCACTACTGATGCTATCAGGGAGGTTATTGAATTGATTGATGCAGGAAAATTACGTTGCGCTGAACCTGTTGGTGACAAGTGGCAGGTAAACGAATGGGTTAAGAAAGCTGTTGTAATGTATTTCCCGATTCAAAAAATGGAAACATGGGAATCCGGTATTTTCGAATACCACGACAAAATGTTGCTGAAAAAAGGTTATGCTGAAAAAGGAATTCGTGTAGTCCCTAATGCTGTAGCCCGTTATGGAGCTTATATTTCAAGCGGTGTCATTTTGATGCCAAGTTATGTAAACATTGGTGCTTATGTTGATGAGGGTACCATGGTTGATACATGGGCAACTGTTGGAAGCTGTGCCCAAATTGGTAAAAATGTTCACTTAAGCGGAGGTGTTGGTATTGGTGGTGTTTTAGAGCCATTGCAAGCTGCTCCGGTTATTATTGAAGATGGTGCTTTTATTGGTTCTCGTTGTATTGTAGTAGAAGGAGTCCACGTAGGAAAAGAAGCGGTTCTTGGTGCTAATGTTTGTTTGACTGCTTCCACAAAAATTATCGATGTAACAGGTGACGAACCTGTTGAAATGAAAGGTTTCGTTCCTGCCCGTTCTGTTGTGATTCCGGGAAGTTACACTAAAAAATTCGCTGCAGGTGAATTTCAGGTACCATGTGCATTAATCATTGGTACTCGTAAACCATCAACAGATTTGAAAACTTCATTAAACAATGCACTTCGTGAGTACGATGTTGCTGTTTAA
- a CDS encoding cysteine desulfurase family protein produces the protein MKKVYLDNASTTAMRPEVIQEMMKVMTEDFGNPSSTHSFGRNGKTILELSRKSIAKYLNCTAQEIIFTSGGTEADNWILRSAVEDLKAERIITTRIEHHAVLHTALVLESEYNVQVDYVNVNPDGGIDLTHLSNLLAEDKKTIVSLMHVNNETGAILDLERVGVICKQYNALFHSDTVQSVGKTEIDLQKIPVDFIVASAHKFHGPKGVGFAFVRKNSGVQPLIFGGEQEKGLRAGTEAVHQIAGMAKALSLSYENLDAERSYIFGLKTYLMEQFEAHFPGFRINGKKDDFYNIINVILPFSADKTSMLLFSLDMKGIAVSRGSACQSGSVKPSHVLKEMLSETDLKLPNLRISFSHFNTKEDIDWLIESLKGL, from the coding sequence ATGAAAAAAGTATACCTCGATAACGCCTCTACAACTGCTATGCGCCCTGAAGTGATTCAGGAAATGATGAAAGTAATGACTGAAGATTTTGGAAATCCCTCTTCTACACACAGTTTCGGAAGAAACGGAAAGACCATTTTAGAGCTTTCCAGAAAAAGTATTGCGAAATATTTAAATTGTACGGCACAGGAGATTATTTTCACCTCAGGAGGAACTGAGGCTGATAATTGGATTCTTCGTTCGGCGGTGGAAGATCTTAAAGCAGAACGCATTATTACAACCAGAATCGAGCATCATGCCGTATTGCATACCGCATTGGTTTTAGAATCTGAATATAACGTTCAGGTGGATTACGTAAATGTAAATCCTGATGGAGGTATAGATTTAACTCATTTATCCAATTTATTAGCCGAAGACAAAAAGACAATTGTCAGTTTGATGCATGTAAACAACGAAACTGGAGCCATTTTGGATCTGGAAAGAGTTGGTGTAATTTGTAAGCAGTATAATGCTTTGTTTCATTCGGATACTGTTCAGTCTGTTGGAAAAACGGAGATCGATCTGCAAAAAATCCCTGTTGATTTTATTGTAGCAAGTGCGCATAAATTTCACGGTCCAAAAGGAGTTGGGTTTGCATTTGTTCGAAAAAATTCAGGAGTACAGCCTTTGATTTTTGGAGGAGAGCAGGAAAAAGGCTTGCGTGCCGGTACAGAAGCTGTGCATCAGATTGCCGGAATGGCAAAAGCATTGTCTCTTTCGTATGAGAATTTAGATGCTGAAAGAAGTTATATTTTCGGCTTGAAAACCTATCTTATGGAGCAATTTGAAGCTCATTTTCCGGGTTTCAGAATCAATGGAAAGAAGGATGATTTTTACAACATCATCAATGTTATTCTGCCTTTCTCAGCAGATAAAACTTCGATGCTTTTGTTTAGTTTAGATATGAAAGGAATTGCTGTTTCCAGAGGCAGTGCCTGTCAGTCAGGGAGTGTGAAACCGTCACATGTTTTGAAAGAAATGCTTTCGGAGACTGATTTAAAATTACCAAATCTCCGAATTTCATTTAGTCATTTCAATACCAAGGAAGATATTGACTGGTTGATTGAGAGTTTAAAAGGTCTTTAG
- a CDS encoding glycosyltransferase family 2 protein — protein sequence MQISGLIITFNEEKNIGKCIDALLRVCDEVIVVDSFSKDRTVEIAREKGAIVIEQTFLGDGPQRTHGLPYCKNDWILNLDADEFLDKDAEKFITDKKYLEGNYDAFSFRVKNFLGDKLIDFSGWYPDQKVRFFNKQTAHPSDSKVHQKIITQNEKKVSVHLLHYGWDSLDQIIAKKNQYSGWHAQQLFDQGKRITAIKPVVNGAVAFIRCYFFKKGIFNGIDGLSIAMIQSFFSYMKYAKLLKLQKKLK from the coding sequence ATGCAAATTAGTGGTCTTATTATTACTTTCAATGAAGAGAAAAACATTGGTAAATGTATAGATGCTTTACTAAGAGTTTGTGACGAAGTAATTGTAGTAGATTCGTTTAGCAAAGATCGTACTGTTGAAATTGCCAGAGAAAAAGGCGCAATAGTGATTGAACAGACCTTTTTGGGCGACGGCCCGCAACGTACACATGGTTTACCTTATTGTAAAAATGACTGGATATTAAATCTTGATGCTGATGAGTTTCTGGATAAAGATGCAGAGAAATTTATAACAGATAAAAAATATCTTGAAGGAAATTATGATGCTTTTAGCTTCAGAGTAAAAAATTTTCTAGGCGATAAACTTATCGATTTTTCGGGCTGGTATCCGGATCAAAAAGTCCGTTTTTTTAATAAACAAACAGCACATCCGTCTGATTCTAAGGTGCATCAGAAGATAATTACTCAAAATGAGAAAAAGGTCTCCGTACACCTCTTACACTATGGTTGGGATTCTTTAGATCAAATTATTGCAAAAAAGAATCAATATTCCGGTTGGCATGCGCAACAACTGTTTGATCAGGGGAAAAGAATAACCGCAATTAAGCCGGTTGTTAATGGGGCTGTTGCGTTTATCAGATGCTACTTTTTTAAGAAAGGTATTTTTAATGGTATAGACGGCTTGTCGATAGCAATGATTCAGAGTTTCTTTTCTTATATGAAATATGCTAAGCTTTTAAAACTTCAAAAGAAGCTAAAATAA
- a CDS encoding type II toxin-antitoxin system RelE/ParE family toxin encodes MKVNLTIEFNYDLNDIVHFISKDKPIAARNFKNELVKKLKKDLVNPFHFKKSVYFDDENFRDYIFKGYTTIVKIDSKNEIVHVIGILKHRALF; translated from the coding sequence ATGAAAGTTAATTTAACGATTGAGTTTAATTATGATTTGAATGATATCGTGCATTTTATTTCAAAAGATAAACCAATTGCAGCAAGAAATTTTAAAAATGAATTAGTAAAAAAGTTGAAGAAGGATTTGGTAAATCCTTTTCATTTTAAAAAATCTGTATATTTTGATGATGAAAATTTTAGAGATTATATTTTTAAAGGATACACTACAATCGTAAAAATTGACTCTAAGAATGAAATTGTTCATGTTATTGGTATTTTAAAGCATCGAGCACTATTTTAA
- a CDS encoding polysaccharide deacetylase family protein yields the protein MSKLPILMYHNVVEDEAKSVDLSVSVAKLESQFKFLHDNNYTTFHFKDLENFKELPSKSIIITFDDVTECQLLYAVPLLEKYQLKASFFIPFSYVGNFDYWIEGKEKIMSVEQLKGLNPDLIELGYHSFEHKRYSSLSKEELEADFAKSNKFILDNQLDIKPVLAYPFGNYAKKHSEFAVFENMMRDNGIQYGLRIGNRVNNFPFKNNYLVKRIDIKGEDSLFRFKLKLKIGKLKLF from the coding sequence ATGTCAAAGCTGCCAATTTTAATGTATCATAATGTTGTGGAAGACGAAGCAAAGTCTGTGGATTTAAGTGTTTCTGTAGCAAAATTAGAATCACAATTTAAATTTTTACACGATAACAATTACACGACATTTCATTTTAAAGATCTGGAAAATTTCAAAGAACTTCCTTCAAAAAGCATCATAATCACTTTTGATGATGTTACCGAGTGCCAGTTGTTGTATGCTGTGCCTTTGCTTGAAAAATACCAATTAAAAGCCTCTTTTTTTATACCATTTTCTTACGTTGGGAATTTTGATTACTGGATCGAAGGGAAAGAAAAGATCATGAGTGTCGAACAGCTAAAAGGGTTAAATCCTGATCTTATTGAGCTGGGGTATCACTCTTTTGAACATAAAAGATACAGTTCGTTGTCTAAAGAAGAATTAGAAGCTGATTTTGCGAAGTCTAATAAATTTATTTTAGATAATCAGTTAGATATAAAACCTGTTCTGGCGTATCCTTTTGGAAACTATGCCAAGAAACATTCTGAGTTTGCTGTTTTTGAAAATATGATGCGTGATAACGGTATACAATACGGTTTGAGAATAGGCAACAGAGTAAATAATTTTCCCTTTAAAAATAACTATTTGGTAAAGAGAATAGATATAAAAGGGGAAGATAGTTTGTTTAGATTTAAATTAAAATTGAAAATAGGTAAGCTTAAATTATTTTAA
- a CDS encoding DUF4422 domain-containing protein — protein sequence MIKIFIVTHKENPVLSNDILVPIQVGTNESITNTILRDNTQDNIGNKNSNYCELTAAYWIWKNEKEADYVGICHYRRYLNFYNDWYNLKPSAQKKIKNEDFKNTKLYNVSSEKLEKKIASILSEYDVILCRPYKFKKGSLTQNYCEDHRKEDWDLTKQIILEKYPEYKDSITQFLDEGTLFHMGNMMVSSKEKFDNYYAWLFSILFELESRVTIPEDAYQARIFGFISERLINLYMYHHKFKIKGIPSYKIIDL from the coding sequence ATGATTAAGATTTTTATCGTAACTCATAAAGAAAACCCTGTATTATCCAATGATATTCTGGTTCCGATTCAGGTGGGAACAAACGAATCTATAACCAATACCATTTTAAGAGACAATACACAGGACAATATCGGAAACAAAAACAGCAACTATTGTGAATTGACTGCTGCTTATTGGATTTGGAAAAACGAAAAAGAAGCTGATTACGTAGGTATTTGTCATTACAGAAGATACCTTAACTTTTACAACGACTGGTACAACTTAAAACCTTCTGCACAGAAAAAGATCAAAAACGAAGATTTCAAGAATACTAAACTATACAACGTATCTTCTGAAAAACTGGAAAAAAAAATAGCTTCTATTCTTTCAGAATATGACGTAATTCTATGCCGCCCGTACAAGTTCAAAAAAGGATCTCTAACCCAAAATTACTGTGAGGATCACCGAAAAGAGGATTGGGACTTAACCAAACAGATCATTTTGGAAAAATATCCGGAATACAAAGACAGTATTACCCAATTTTTGGACGAAGGAACCCTTTTTCACATGGGAAATATGATGGTCAGTTCAAAAGAGAAATTCGACAACTATTACGCCTGGCTTTTCTCCATTTTATTTGAACTTGAATCCAGAGTTACAATCCCGGAAGATGCTTATCAGGCCCGAATTTTCGGTTTTATTTCAGAAAGACTAATCAATCTTTATATGTATCATCATAAGTTTAAAATTAAAGGAATTCCATCATACAAAATAATTGACTTGTAA
- a CDS encoding PAS domain-containing protein yields the protein MNQENQLRTPVAVIDKEVTWDKTQVIMSKTNAFGIIEYANEVFVDVCGYEDYELMGQPHNIIRHPDMPRVIFKVLWENLKNGRNFHAIVKNLAKSGRYYWVITDFEIAKDENGVIVNYFGRRQAVPQEVIALHIEPLYKKLLQIEAASGMEFSEKYLIGFLEEKKRTYVEYIKELIYEHEKSQAKFAQYEVQENDEEEERGFFRRLFNR from the coding sequence ATGAATCAAGAAAATCAACTCCGAACGCCTGTTGCAGTAATCGATAAAGAAGTCACGTGGGATAAAACACAAGTGATTATGAGTAAAACAAATGCTTTTGGTATTATTGAGTATGCCAACGAAGTATTTGTGGATGTATGCGGTTATGAAGATTATGAGTTAATGGGGCAGCCACACAACATCATACGTCATCCGGATATGCCGAGAGTTATTTTTAAAGTACTTTGGGAAAATCTTAAAAACGGAAGAAACTTTCATGCTATTGTTAAGAATTTAGCAAAGTCAGGGCGTTACTATTGGGTTATTACCGATTTTGAGATTGCAAAAGACGAGAACGGAGTTATTGTGAATTATTTTGGAAGACGACAAGCGGTTCCGCAGGAGGTAATAGCCTTGCATATTGAGCCATTGTATAAAAAACTGTTGCAAATTGAAGCAGCGAGCGGTATGGAGTTTAGTGAGAAGTACCTTATTGGATTTCTGGAGGAAAAGAAGAGGACTTATGTTGAATATATTAAGGAGTTAATTTACGAGCATGAGAAATCGCAGGCAAAGTTTGCTCAATATGAAGTGCAGGAAAATGATGAAGAGGAGGAAAGAGGTTTTTTTAGAAGACTGTTTAACAGATAG